From the genome of bacterium:
TCAAGCTCTACGCGCTCTACCTCCTCGCCATCCGGAGCCGACGACGAAAGCTCGGTTTGGATCAGGTTTACCGTGCGGTGCCCGCGCAGCCAGGACAGCCATCCGGTGTCCTCCGTTTGCGAAGGCGAATATCCCGTAAGAACCCAGGCGAAAACGCCGGCAACCGCAAGCGGCGAAAGGTAAACTACGGGCCAAGCGGGGCCGCGCTCGAAAATCACGTTGATTCCCGCGGTGATTAAAAGCACCGGCCACCAGCGGGCAAGCTCGCCCCAGACCCCCCACTCCACAACGTCGAACGTGTTCAATAAAAACGTGATCCCGGCGCACAGGAACAGCACGCCCGTAGTCAGCCTTCCTGCGAAATGTCTTTTTCCGTTCATATCTTCACTTCCTGGTAATGATGTACGCGCCGAGCGCGATAAGCGCCGCGCCCGCCGCGTACTCGATGGGGATATTCGGGAATCCGATGCGCAGCGCGAACAGCATCCCCAGCCCGATCAGCGCGAATCCCGCGATGCGGCGCCTGCCCGCTTCCGCTCCGGCGGCGACTGTTCCGCCGGCCGTGCCGACAGCAGCCCCCCCCCCGTGGAGATCGCCGCCAATGGATTCATGTGACGAGTATTCGTCCGAAACATGAACGAATCCTGTCTCCTCTTTTGGAACGAGTATCATCATAATCACATAGGCGACAAATCCGATCCCGTTCACGAACGCGGCAACAATGAAAATAAGCCGGACGAGCAATGGATCGGCGTTCAAGTATTTCGCGAGCCCTCCGCAAACGCCCGCGATCCACTTGTCGGTGCGCGATCTTGTGAGCTTCCGATCGTTCATCTCGCATCACCCGCGCCGTTGACCGACGCCCGCGCCGCGGCTTCGCGGGGAATCACAATCCACGCGCCGAGGTATAACAGGAGCGCCCATCCCGAAACGAGAACCGCGCCGAGCCAGATCAACCTTACGATGCTGGGATCGAGGTCGTACACTTCCGCGATTCCGGAGCAAACACCGCCCAGCACCCCGCCGCGCTTTCTGTAAAGCTTTTTTTCCATTTTCAGTACCTCACGATTTCGAACGAGGAAAGATTGGCCTCGAA
Proteins encoded in this window:
- a CDS encoding PspC domain-containing protein, whose translation is MNDRKLTRSRTDKWIAGVCGGLAKYLNADPLLVRLIFIVAAFVNGIGFVAYVIMMILVPKEETGFVHVSDEYSSHESIGGDLHGGGAAVGTAGGTVAAGAEAGRRRIAGFALIGLGMLFALRIGFPNIPIEYAAGAALIALGAYIITRK
- a CDS encoding PspC domain-containing protein is translated as MEKKLYRKRGGVLGGVCSGIAEVYDLDPSIVRLIWLGAVLVSGWALLLYLGAWIVIPREAAARASVNGAGDAR